The DNA sequence CGCGCGGATCAGATCCGGCTGGTCGGCGTCGACGATCGCGTGCTCCTCGTCCACCATCAGCAGGTTCATGCTGATCCACTGTTCGCTCAACGTGGGTTGCCAGATCGCGGGCTGGCGCAGCGGCGGACACCACAGCACGTCCCAGCCGCGCAGCGGTTCCGGAACCGCGTCCGGCTTGATCCGGCCCGGGTTGAGCAGCACCAAACCGGGACGCAGGAAGGATATGGTGCTGTCGATGTGGGTGTAGCCGTAGATTCCGCGCAGCGGATGGATCCGGATGTCCCCGAGCAGCCGAACGGTGGATTCCAGCCAGCGCAGCCCGAGCTCGTTGCCGCTGCGGGACACCTGGTAGAACAGGTCCCGCCCGACACGGAGCACGTTGGCGGCGTCGAAAACCGGCTCGGCCTCCCCCAGGTCGGGCAGGCCGTCCGCGTCGACCAGGTACAACTCGTCGGGCAGCTGCGGCCGGGGCGCGGCCAGCCAGGTGGCGCCGCGCAGCAGGTAGTCCTGGAAGAGCGGACGCAGCCCGAACAGCTCGAAGTAGCGGGACCGCGTCGGGCTGGGGGTCTCGATGATGGTGGAACCGACGACCAGGGTGAGGTCTCGGGGGCAGTACGACTTGAATCCGGCGCTGCGCCAACGGGGGGTGGCGAACTCCACGCTGTGGTCAACGACTGCGGGCTGGTGCACGGTCACACCCAGCCCACGCAAGGTGGCAACGAACAGGGCCAGGTCCTCGTTCGTCTCCTCGACGATATGCGCCGGCACCTCACCCACCTCGAGTTTGCCCAGCTCCGCCCGGGTCAGTTTCGGGTAGCAGGTGAGCCACGCGGACGGGTCGTCCTGCTCGGGGATACGGATGTGCGTGGCGTGCCCGACGACGATCTCGCGGAGGGTGGTGAACTCGTCCCAGGAGCTGACCGCCGGTGGACCGGAACGGTCGGGGTTGGTGGACGGGGCTGGCCTGGTGACCATCTGGTCAGCGGTCACTGTCAGTATCCTGTTCTGTCGTCGATGCTGGATCCCTGAGTTGGCACCAGGAAACTGCGGTCGAAGGTGAGCACCACCTCGCCGGTGGCCTTGATCCCGGTGGTGCGGCAACTCACGATGCCCTCGCCTGGACGGCTGGTGGAGAGCCGCTTGCTGGTCACCTCGCTCTCGGCGTAGAGGGTGTCGCCGACGTAGACCGGGTGGGACAGGCGAATCCGGTCCCAGCCGAGGTTCGCGATCGCCCGGCCGCTCGTGCTGCGGGCGGTCATCCCGCCGATGATGCTCAGCGTCACCAGGCTGGAGACGAGGGGTTTGCCCCACCGGCCCTGGGCTGCGTACGCGCCGTCGATGTGCAGCGGTGACGCATTCATGCTCAACATGCTCATCAGCACGTTGTCCATCTCGGTCACGGTACGGCCGGGGCGATGCTCGAACACCGTGCCGACGACGATCTCGTCGTAGTAGAAGCCGACCTGTTCGCGGTACCGGTTCTCCCCCACCTTGCGATACCCGGTCGGATGGGGATGGTCAGCGATCGGCCTCCGTTCCTGTTCAAAGGGCATCGGTGAGCTCCCGCACATGGTCGACGAAGGTGGCCAGAACCTCCTGGTCGATGTCCGCACGGATCATGATCCGCAGCCCGGCCTGCCCCTGCGGCACGATCGGGAAGAACACGGCGGAGCTGTAGAAGCCCCGCCGGTACAACTCCGCGGAGAGCCGGACGGCCCGGTCGGCGTCGCCCACGGTGATCCGGCGTACCGGCAGACCGTTGCCCGCGTACGACGTCGGCAGAAGCTCGTCGAAGTACGCCACGTTCTCGTGCAGCCGGCGCTGCAACTCGCGCAGCTCGGATGAGCGGTGGATAGCGGCGCTCGCCAACGAGGCGCCCACCAGAGGCACGGCCATGTTCTGCGACCAGCCCACCGGCCCGGCGTGCCGGGTCAGAAAGCCGTACGTCTCGGGGTCGCCGAGCATGGCCACACCGCCGCCGGTGCCGAAGCCCTTGCCAAGGCTGGTGACGATGATGGTGAGCGGGTTCATCGTCAGCCGGGAGCGGACAAAACCCTCGCCCCGCTCGCCGACGATCGACAGCGAATGCGAATCGTCGATGAACAGGAACAGCCCGTACCGGTCCTGGAGGTCCAGGAGGCCGTCCAGGGCCGCGGTACCTCCCATCGAGTACGCGCCGTCGGCGACGTACGCCACGCTCGGATACCGCCGGCAGACGTCCTCCAGGTAGTCCAGGTCGTTGTGGCTGCAGGTGAGGACCATGCTCTCCTCGGCACAGATGGGCTTCACGTACGACATGCAGAAGTGGCAGAACCGGTCGAAGACCATCACCCGGGGGCCGCCCGGGGCAAGGTGCCCGGAGGCGACCAGGGGGAGAATGCCGGCGGTGAGGGCGCTGCACGAGCTGCCTGGAAGCACCTGGGCGCCAAACAGGTCGGTCAGTTCCTCCTCAAGACGGGCCAGCAACTGGTGCCGGATACGGGTAGTGGAGGTGACCAGCGAGGTTGCGCCGGCCTCGCGCAACGCCGCCACGGCGCCCTCGATCACCGCCGGGTGGTGATTGAGGCCCAGGTACCCGCAGGAACACATGTTGACGAACTCGTGGCCGATCTCCCGGTCGACGAGCCGGTTGTTCGCGTCGCCCGAGGGTACGTCGACTCTGATTCCGGTCAGGCCATGGTCGGCCGCTGCCTGCCACACCGGGTCGGCGGTCCGGATCATCTTCGCCGCGTTGCGGTACCGGTGCGGTCCGATGATGTCTTGTTCCTTGTCTGTGCTCGTCATCTCCCTCTCCCCTGCCGATGGGCCGGACGGATGGTGTTCCGACGGTCAGCCAGGCGGATCGAACTCGTCGAGCAGCCGCTGGGACGCCTCGAAGAAGGGCCGACCCACCATCACCCCCTCGACGGTGGTGATGCCCTGGCTGCTGTGCTGCGCGGCAGCCACCACACGGCGGGCCGCCTCCAGCGATTGCGCATCCGGCGAGAAGGCCTTGTTGATGGTGGCCACTTGGCGGGGATGCAGGGCGATCTTGCCACTGAATCCAAGGTTCTGTGCCAGGATCGCCTCCCGCCGCAGCGTGGTCAGGTCCTGTAGGTGGAAGGTCGGTGAGTCGATCGCCTCGACCTCGGCCGCCCGGGCGGCGTTCACCACGCGGGTGCGGGCATGCACCAGCGGGTCCCAGCGCAGCTCGATGCCGAGGGCGGACGCGTAGTCCGCGGACCCGAAGATCAGCGCACGTGGTCGGGGCGAGGTCGCCGCGATCGCGGCAACGTTCTCCACCCCGCGTGGCGTCTCGATCACCGCGAACAGTTCCAGGTCCGGACGGACCGGCCGGAGCAGCCGCGCCACGATCTCGATGTCCCGGGGCGACTCCACCTTGGGCACCAGCACGATGGCCGGCTTGACCGGATACTCCCGTAGGGCGAGCAGGTCCCGCACGCCGTCCGGCTCGGTGATCGCGTTGACCCGTACGGCGCACCGGCGACCAGCTGAGCTCTCACCGGTGAAGAAGGCTGTCGCCCGGACCCGGGCATCGGCCTTGGCCGGGGCCGGCACCGAGTCCTCCAGGTCGACCAGGCAGATGTCGGCCCCGGAACGGTGACAGTTGGCGTACCGGTCGGACGCAGTCGCCGGGGTGCAGAGCACGGATCGGCAGTACCGGGTGAACATCACACCTCCCGGCGTACGTCAATGAGAACTTTGCCCGTGGTGGCTCGGGCGGCGACCGCCGCGTGCGCCGCGCCGGCCTCGGGCAGCGCCACCGTCCGGTTGACATGCACCGCGAGCCGGCCCTGTGCCGCCAGGTCGAACAGCCGGTCTGCGATGTCGCACAACAGCTCGCGGTGGTCGACCACGTGCCGCATCCAGAACCCGGCGCAGCCGATTGAATCCCGCGTCAGTTGGGCGGTGGTCAGCGCGACGACGCCGGCGTCAGCATCAGCGCCGTTGGCGACGGCACTGGTGTCAGCGGCGGATCCGGTGCGCCAGCCAAGGCAGACCAGCCGCCCGAACGGCGCCAGGCCGGCCAGCCCTGCCTGGGCCGTTGCGCCGCCCACCGAGTCGACGAACAGGTCCAACCCGGCGCCGCCGGCCGCCTCCCGCAGCCGGCCGGCCAGTTCCGGGTCCGCCGGGTCCAACGCCACGTCCGCACCGAGCCGTTTGACGAACTGTCGCTTGGCGGCGGTGGAGGCAAGCCCGATCACCGGGGAGGCGCCGAGCGCCACGGCGAGCTGCACCGCGAGGTGGCCCACCCCGCCGGCCGCCGCAGAGACCGCCACGCTCTCCCCTGCCCGCAGCCGTCCGGCCAGCAGCAGTGCACCGTAGGCGGTGCCGCCCTGTTCAAACAGGCCGACCGCCTGCGCATCGTCGATGCCCGCCGGAACTTCCACTGTGTACGCGTCTCGCGCCGCCGCCACCTCGGCGTACCCGCCGCCCTGACGCAGCAGCGCGACCACCCGCCGGCCGTCGGTCCGCCGGCGGCCGGCCGCCTCCACTCCGAGCACCGCGGGTAGCCGCAGGTGGGCGTGGGCACCAGCCCGCTGCTCCAGGTCGTCGAAGTTGACCCCGGTCAGGGTCACATCGATCAGGCTCTCCCCTGGGCCGGGCAGCGGTTCGGGTATCCGTTCGACGCGTAGCACTTCCGGGCCTCCGACGCGGCGCAGGACCGCCGCCCGCATCTGCCTGCTCACCGCAGCCGCCGGGAACCGATGCCGTCCGACCCGGCCCGGTCGGGTCCGCCTCCGTGGCGGCGGGCACGCCCCGGCGGCACGGTGCCGGTCACGGCGTGCCGTCCACGAAGAGGCGGCCCAGCCCGCGGTGCATCTCCTCTGCGGCGGCCAGGTCCTCGGCGATCGCGCAGCAGGCGACAGTGCCGCCCACGTCGACCTCGTTCGAGGTGATCACGACCCCGGTACGGCTGGTCGGGTCGTAGCTTAGATTCGCCACGGCGAGCCGGTCGACGGCCGCCCCGAACGACGGCACGACCCAGCCACCGCGTTCCAGGAAGACACGTTTCTCCTGGTAGCCGGCGTCCACCACGCGGCCGTCAAGCACCAGGTGCACGTGGGTGGAGCCGGTGAGGCGGCAGTTGGTCTCGGTGAAGAGCACCTGCCCGTCCTGGGTGTGGATGGCGTCGGCGCTGACCACCCCCCGGTAACCGAGTACCCGCAGGGACTCGACCAGCCGCTGGGCGCCGTCAAGCAACTCCGCTCTGGTCTCCGGCTCGATCGTCTGCGCCGGCAGCACCGAACCGACCGCTACCGGCTCCATCAGCAGCTCACCCACGCCGATCAGCCGGGCACCTTCGTCTCCGACAAGGAACTCCGCGTAGACGGTGGTGGAGCCGGGAAAGAAACGCTCCACCACCAGCCGGTGCGCACGCCCTGCGGTGAGCCACTCCCAGCGCCGCTCCAGATAGGAGAGCACGGCGGAACGGTCCGGCAGCACCACCACGCGGGGTGCACCCACCGGCACCACACCATCGGTACGGCTGAGGATCTCGTTGCCGAAACCACCGCCGCTGAACTCCAACTTCACCATCACGCTGTGGCCCCGGTCGAACAGACCGGTGATCGCCTCGATCGCCTGTTCTAGGCCGCTGACGACGGTGCCCGGGGCGATCGGTACGCCGGCTCCGGCGGCCAGCGCCCGAAACCCGGCCTTACTGTTCACCAGCGCGTCGCCGGCCTGGGCACTGAACGGGTACCCGGGCAGGGCCGCCTCGGCGGCCAACGCCCGGGCGAGCCCGGTGACGGAGAGATCCTTGTAGACGGCGAGGATCTCACCCGGCGGCCCGTCTCCGAGGGCGCGGCGGAGCGCCGCCAGGAAGCCGGGATCGGTGAGCCGGTCCGGGGTGAGGAGATCCGAGCCGAGGCCGCCAGGCGGGGGGACCATCAGGGTGAGCGAGGCGGCGTCGGTACCGGTCAGGCCGGTGACGTAACTCACGTACTCCGGCGGCGGGGCGAACGGCAGGACCAGCACGTCGCCGTCCCGGGCAAACCAGAGCATCCGCTGGGCGACACAGCCACCGGCCCGGAGCTGGGCCGGGGTCAGCGCCGCGAGATCACCGATCATCTCCGAAGTCCGGCTGTTGCCGATGATCAGCGTGGTCATGACCGCCCCATCGCCGTCGGCGGCGTGTCCGGCCACGGCTCCGCCGCTGACCGGAATCGACCGACGACCGAGCATGCGACAGGAGACAAGGCAGGTCACCGCCATAACCCAGAAGATCGATATATGGCAATTTTTCAAAGTTCCGGA is a window from the Solwaraspora sp. WMMD792 genome containing:
- a CDS encoding scyllo-inosamine-4-phosphate amidinotransferase — its product is MTADQMVTRPAPSTNPDRSGPPAVSSWDEFTTLREIVVGHATHIRIPEQDDPSAWLTCYPKLTRAELGKLEVGEVPAHIVEETNEDLALFVATLRGLGVTVHQPAVVDHSVEFATPRWRSAGFKSYCPRDLTLVVGSTIIETPSPTRSRYFELFGLRPLFQDYLLRGATWLAAPRPQLPDELYLVDADGLPDLGEAEPVFDAANVLRVGRDLFYQVSRSGNELGLRWLESTVRLLGDIRIHPLRGIYGYTHIDSTISFLRPGLVLLNPGRIKPDAVPEPLRGWDVLWCPPLRQPAIWQPTLSEQWISMNLLMVDEEHAIVDADQPDLIRALEDRGITVLPHRLRHARALGGGFHCVTLDTVRAGGPENYLD
- a CDS encoding MaoC family dehydratase, with the translated sequence MPFEQERRPIADHPHPTGYRKVGENRYREQVGFYYDEIVVGTVFEHRPGRTVTEMDNVLMSMLSMNASPLHIDGAYAAQGRWGKPLVSSLVTLSIIGGMTARSTSGRAIANLGWDRIRLSHPVYVGDTLYAESEVTSKRLSTSRPGEGIVSCRTTGIKATGEVVLTFDRSFLVPTQGSSIDDRTGY
- a CDS encoding aminotransferase class I/II-fold pyridoxal phosphate-dependent enzyme, with product MTSTDKEQDIIGPHRYRNAAKMIRTADPVWQAAADHGLTGIRVDVPSGDANNRLVDREIGHEFVNMCSCGYLGLNHHPAVIEGAVAALREAGATSLVTSTTRIRHQLLARLEEELTDLFGAQVLPGSSCSALTAGILPLVASGHLAPGGPRVMVFDRFCHFCMSYVKPICAEESMVLTCSHNDLDYLEDVCRRYPSVAYVADGAYSMGGTAALDGLLDLQDRYGLFLFIDDSHSLSIVGERGEGFVRSRLTMNPLTIIVTSLGKGFGTGGGVAMLGDPETYGFLTRHAGPVGWSQNMAVPLVGASLASAAIHRSSELRELQRRLHENVAYFDELLPTSYAGNGLPVRRITVGDADRAVRLSAELYRRGFYSSAVFFPIVPQGQAGLRIMIRADIDQEVLATFVDHVRELTDAL
- a CDS encoding CoA ester lyase, which codes for MFTRYCRSVLCTPATASDRYANCHRSGADICLVDLEDSVPAPAKADARVRATAFFTGESSAGRRCAVRVNAITEPDGVRDLLALREYPVKPAIVLVPKVESPRDIEIVARLLRPVRPDLELFAVIETPRGVENVAAIAATSPRPRALIFGSADYASALGIELRWDPLVHARTRVVNAARAAEVEAIDSPTFHLQDLTTLRREAILAQNLGFSGKIALHPRQVATINKAFSPDAQSLEAARRVVAAAQHSSQGITTVEGVMVGRPFFEASQRLLDEFDPPG
- a CDS encoding zinc-binding dehydrogenase, with product MRAAVLRRVGGPEVLRVERIPEPLPGPGESLIDVTLTGVNFDDLEQRAGAHAHLRLPAVLGVEAAGRRRTDGRRVVALLRQGGGYAEVAAARDAYTVEVPAGIDDAQAVGLFEQGGTAYGALLLAGRLRAGESVAVSAAAGGVGHLAVQLAVALGASPVIGLASTAAKRQFVKRLGADVALDPADPELAGRLREAAGGAGLDLFVDSVGGATAQAGLAGLAPFGRLVCLGWRTGSAADTSAVANGADADAGVVALTTAQLTRDSIGCAGFWMRHVVDHRELLCDIADRLFDLAAQGRLAVHVNRTVALPEAGAAHAAVAARATTGKVLIDVRREV
- a CDS encoding peptide ligase PGM1-related protein, which encodes MTTLIIGNSRTSEMIGDLAALTPAQLRAGGCVAQRMLWFARDGDVLVLPFAPPPEYVSYVTGLTGTDAASLTLMVPPPGGLGSDLLTPDRLTDPGFLAALRRALGDGPPGEILAVYKDLSVTGLARALAAEAALPGYPFSAQAGDALVNSKAGFRALAAGAGVPIAPGTVVSGLEQAIEAITGLFDRGHSVMVKLEFSGGGFGNEILSRTDGVVPVGAPRVVVLPDRSAVLSYLERRWEWLTAGRAHRLVVERFFPGSTTVYAEFLVGDEGARLIGVGELLMEPVAVGSVLPAQTIEPETRAELLDGAQRLVESLRVLGYRGVVSADAIHTQDGQVLFTETNCRLTGSTHVHLVLDGRVVDAGYQEKRVFLERGGWVVPSFGAAVDRLAVANLSYDPTSRTGVVITSNEVDVGGTVACCAIAEDLAAAEEMHRGLGRLFVDGTP